From a region of the Leptospira kmetyi serovar Malaysia str. Bejo-Iso9 genome:
- a CDS encoding PilZ domain-containing protein — translation MKTGVTMDHRKFPRVLPATNEIIEIQLMGLNFIDILNAKDISIGGVAVEVPHLFEGCDLNSPVQMILTLPGRNPIKLSGKIKRKVAAPEASLFGVEFGALDPKAKYLIETYIQSRMQMAS, via the coding sequence ATGAAAACGGGCGTCACAATGGATCACAGAAAGTTTCCGAGAGTTCTTCCTGCAACAAACGAAATCATCGAAATTCAACTTATGGGTCTTAACTTCATCGATATTCTGAACGCAAAAGACATCAGCATCGGCGGCGTCGCCGTGGAAGTTCCTCACCTTTTTGAAGGTTGCGATCTCAATTCTCCGGTTCAAATGATTCTTACTTTGCCTGGTCGGAACCCCATCAAACTTTCCGGAAAAATCAAACGCAAGGTCGCGGCTCCCGAGGCTTCTTTGTTCGGAGTGGAATTCGGCGCTTTAGATCCGAAAGCGAAGTATCTTATCGAGACTTACATCCAATCTCGTATGCAGATGGCCTCCTAA
- a CDS encoding glycosyltransferase family 2 protein yields the protein MKVSIVIPCYNEKNTIRNILETVKKVPIKNKEIILVDDCSKDGTRDLLQTPALKKLADQIIFHEVNQGKGAALRTGFKAATGDIVIVQDADLEYDPFEIPDVIDPIYKGKADVVFGSRFLGGGPHRVVYYWHRLGNMVLTTLSNMFTNINLTDMETCYKAFRREIIQSIDIKENRFGFEPEITAKVAKIPDVRIFEVGISYYGRTYAEGKKIGWKDGFRAIYCILRYNLFN from the coding sequence ATGAAAGTTTCCATCGTCATTCCTTGTTATAACGAAAAAAATACGATCCGCAACATTCTCGAAACGGTGAAGAAGGTTCCGATCAAAAACAAGGAAATCATTCTCGTGGACGATTGTTCCAAAGATGGAACCAGAGATCTTTTACAAACTCCCGCTCTGAAAAAACTCGCGGATCAAATCATCTTTCACGAAGTCAATCAAGGTAAGGGCGCGGCTCTCAGAACCGGCTTTAAAGCGGCGACCGGAGACATCGTAATCGTTCAAGACGCGGATCTCGAATACGATCCGTTTGAAATTCCGGACGTGATCGATCCGATTTACAAGGGTAAGGCGGACGTGGTTTTCGGAAGCAGATTCTTAGGCGGCGGTCCGCACAGAGTCGTTTATTATTGGCATCGTCTCGGGAATATGGTTCTTACCACTCTTTCCAACATGTTCACCAATATCAACTTAACGGATATGGAAACTTGTTATAAGGCGTTCCGAAGAGAAATCATCCAATCCATCGACATCAAAGAAAATCGTTTCGGTTTCGAACCCGAGATCACCGCAAAGGTCGCAAAAATTCCGGACGTAAGAATTTTCGAAGTCGGTATTTCCTATTACGGAAGAACGTATGCGGAAGGAAAAAAGATCGGTTGGAAAGACGGTTTCCGCGCGATTTACTGCATCTTGAGATACAATCTTTTTAACTGA
- a CDS encoding GNAT family N-acetyltransferase: MGTGLENKVKTERKLEVRIAQNQLEIERTLALRYEVFNLELGEGLPQSAATRKDRDEYDLFCDHLIVIDKNREDKIVGTYRILRRSVAKQNLGFYSDNEFNITKIYELDAETAEIGRSCVHPEYRDGSVISMLWAGLGMYMQKNNVRYLFGCGSIHHTDAQSANEVYAYLKEKKVLAGKEFDVTPLAGFEVPGFDPNYVIDDMKVVQKRIPALIKGYIRAGSQICGIPALDSVFKTIDFFILFDLRDIESKYEKRFLD, encoded by the coding sequence ATGGGCACAGGTTTAGAGAACAAGGTTAAAACAGAAAGAAAACTGGAAGTTCGTATCGCACAGAACCAGTTGGAAATAGAGCGCACTCTCGCACTTCGATACGAGGTTTTCAATCTTGAATTGGGGGAAGGTCTTCCTCAATCCGCGGCGACTCGTAAAGACAGAGACGAATACGATCTCTTCTGCGATCATCTCATCGTTATCGATAAAAACCGCGAAGACAAGATCGTGGGAACGTATAGAATTCTCCGCAGATCCGTCGCAAAACAAAATCTGGGTTTTTACTCGGACAACGAATTCAACATCACTAAAATCTACGAACTCGACGCGGAAACCGCGGAGATCGGAAGAAGCTGTGTTCATCCCGAATACAGAGACGGTTCGGTGATCTCCATGCTTTGGGCCGGACTCGGAATGTATATGCAGAAGAATAACGTTAGATACCTTTTCGGTTGCGGTTCGATTCATCACACCGACGCACAATCCGCGAACGAAGTTTACGCTTATTTAAAAGAGAAAAAGGTTCTCGCCGGAAAAGAATTCGACGTAACTCCTCTTGCTGGATTCGAAGTTCCCGGTTTCGATCCGAACTACGTAATCGACGATATGAAAGTGGTTCAAAAAAGAATTCCGGCTTTGATCAAAGGTTATATCCGCGCAGGTTCTCAGATCTGTGGAATCCCCGCTTTGGATAGCGTCTTTAAAACCATCGATTTCTTCATCCTCTTCGACCTCCGTGACATAGAATCCAAATACGAAAAACGTTTTCTGGATTAA